TACATATTTGTGGCTTGAGAATCTTTTAAAGCTGTAAAATTTCTTACTGGCAGTCCTCCTGATCTATTATTTAGCTCTAATAAAAATAAAGTACCATATCTAGCCCCTATACGTGATATTGGTGATTTCCTTGACTTCCCTAGCCATTTTTTCCTAACTTCATTAAATCTTTCTTTATCATGATAATCCATTTCCATTTTTTTATTCTCTACTACTATAGCCTTTAAATTTTTACTCCCCATAATGCATCCAGTTCCCATTCTCCCTGCAGCATGATTTTTTGACATAATTATACTAGAGTATCTAACCAAGTTTTCTCCACCTTGCCCAATGCAAGCAACTTCTGCTTTCTTACCATGTCTTTTTATTAAAATATCAGTAGTCTGGTCCGTAGCTTTCCCCCACAAGTCTGTGGCATCTAAAATTTCTATACTACCTTCTTCTTTAAGTAGAATATATACTGGTTTTGATGTTCTTCCTTCAATAACTAAGTGATCTATTCCTAAAGCTTTCATCCTTACTGGGAAAAGTCCTCCTACATTAG
The DNA window shown above is from Tissierellales bacterium and carries:
- a CDS encoding aldehyde ferredoxin oxidoreductase N-terminal domain-containing protein, whose amino-acid sequence is MNNKIIYVNLTKQKIRERPITKEIRRNYIGAIGINVMLLNESDAIYHDSLSEENVLILGVGPIVGTGMMAGNRCVVTTKSPITDMYGDSNVGGLFPVRMKALGIDHLVIEGRTSKPVYILLKEEGSIEILDATDLWGKATDQTTDILIKRHGKKAEVACIGQGGENLVRYSSIIMSKNHAAGRMGTGCIMGSKNLKAIVVENKKMEMDYHDKERFNEVRKKWLGKSRKSPISRIGARYGTLFLLELNNRSGGLPVRNFTALKDSQATNM